The following are encoded in a window of Scleropages formosus chromosome 7, fSclFor1.1, whole genome shotgun sequence genomic DNA:
- the LOC108937527 gene encoding desmocollin-3-like, whose amino-acid sequence MDRGSLVLLLCAFSLVLSKCAESCLPRSIQAAVPQKIMSGDIVYKVDLTRCGTQVLPVKTSDPDFDMQSDGTINTLRVTTIPVSGRMFSVWLQDPAGHSEKLNVRLSPEIPGQSQFPVPSSGARKRYKRRWSPLPFQITENDSPPFPKEIEMIGSDSSVNHSVYYIISGPGVTQEPLGLFSLDTNTALLRVHRPVDREQISQFKLLVKVFDKDTEEETDLPLTVTVNVKDVNDNAPEFSGPLQFSVLEQSRPGTVVGKVNATDRDDPQTLHAKIAYSLLSGGDAFVIDPGTGVIATRTGTLDREVKDTHLLVVQIKDMNGAWNGRSNTATATVTLQDINDNPPAFARPSFRARVEENQPDGLILRIPVEDRDLAGTPSWRALFFITRGNEDGNFRIERDAKTNEGLLLVTKALDYEKTSKVSLMVQAQNEVDLKGTTASWLSVPVDVEVLDVDEGPEFLVQNLYLTIEENTAAGTVIGTYTATDPETRSSRGIRYHKLSDPALWIDVSEVTGELRVAGAVDRESPFVERDLYNITVRAVDSSSKSATGTVVIHIEDKNDNTPHIPQKSLTLCKTDGGLGSVVVTAEDKDDFPFAEPFTFELADRHDDSWTIIRLNGTAALLQEAKELPVGNYTVPLFVRDQQSLGAEQMVTVRVCHCADGECLPPRRSVALGLWGLLAALLGLVLLVLFCVCFSLVCVTKPEKAFIKDSQDGAGILLQSNTEGPGEAVDAAVLVSPAAPEQSAKGSVSDGRGQHILGARAEQSMQQHADGLALGDSLGQRTVAHYGSGLRALDERRFRFIDRSLNAIWETNGLYINKKLSDFTAEGDGHLADDVLHSYGFEGRGSPAGSVGCCSDFGDDRGLDFADTLGDKFKALAEVCAPK is encoded by the exons ATGGACCGGGGCTCGCTCGTGCTCCTGCTCTGCGCCTTTTCTCTg GTACTTTCAAAATGTGCAGAATCCTGCCTCCCACGTTCCATCCAGGCAGCTGTACCCCAGAAGATCATGTCTGGAGACATTGTTTACAAAG TGGATTTGACCAGGTGTGGAACCCAAGTGCTGCCAGTGAAAACCAGCGACCCTGACTTTGACATGCAGAGCGACGGCACCATAAACACCCTCCGAGTCACCACCATACCCGTCAGCGGGAGGATGTTCTCCGTGTGGCTCCAGGACCCGGCTGGGCACAGCGAGAAACTCAATGTCAGGCTCTCCCCGGAGATCCCTGGG CAGTCCCAGTTCCCAGTGCCAAGCAGCGGGGCCCGAAAACGTTATAAAAGGCGCTGgagtcccctccccttccaaaTCACTGAAAACGACAGTCCGCCATTTCCAAAGGAAATTGAAAtg ATTGGATCAGACTCGTCAGTGAACCATTCGGTGTACTACATCATCAGCGGCCCCGGTGTCACCCAAGAGCCACTGGGCCTGTTCAGCCTGGACACGAATACAGCTTTGCTGAGGGTCCACAGGCCTGTGGACAGGGAGCAGATCTCACAGTTCAAA CTTCTGGTCAAGGTGTTTGACAAAGACACCGAAGAGGAGACGGACCTGCCCCTCACTGTCACCGTGAACGTGAAGGACGTCAACGACAACGCACCTGAGTTCAGCGGTCCCCTCCAGTTCTCTGTGCTGGAGCAGAGCCGACCAG GAACCGTGGTGGGGAAAGTAAACGCCACGGACAGGGACGACCCGCAGACGCTACACGCCAAGATCGCGTACTCGCTGCTGTCTGGAGGCGACGCGTTCGTCATCGATCCCGGGACGGGCGTCATCGCGACGAGGACAGGCACCCTCGACAGGGAG GTGAAGGACACACACCTGCTCGTTGTCCAGATCAAGGATATGAACGGTGCCTGGAATGGGCGCTCCAACACGGCCACGGCCACCGTCACGCTGCAGGACATCAACGACAACCCGCCCGCCTTCGCCAGGCCGTCC TTCAGGGCGAGGGTTGAGGAGAACCAACCGGATGGACTGATCCTACGTATCCCCGTGGAGGACAGAGACCTGGCGGGAACTCCGAGCTGGAGGGCCCTGTTTTTCATCACGAGGGGTAACGAAGATGGAAATTTCCGGATCGAAAGGGACGCTAAAACGAATGAAGGGCTCCTGCTTGTGACCAAG GCTTTGGACTATGAAAAGACCAGTAAGGTAAGCCTGATGGTTCAGGCCCAGAATGAGGTGGACTTGAAGGGCACCACAGCCTCCTGGCTCTCAGTCCCGGTGGACGTAGAGGTCCTGGACGTTGACGAAGGTCCAGAGTTTTTGGTGCAGAACCTGTACTTGACCATCGAAGAGAACACAGCCGCTGGGACGGTCATCGGGACCTACACAGCAACGGACCCAGAGACCAGGAGTTCTAGAGGCATCCG GTACCACAAGCTGTCGGACCCGGCCTTATGGATCGACGTGTCCGAGGTCACGGGGGAGCTGAGGGTCGCCGGCGCCGTGGACAGGGAGTCGCCGTTTGTAGAGCGCGACCTCTACAACATCACCGTGAGAGCGGTTGATTCAA gCTCAAAGTCGGCCACGGGGACAGTTGTGATCCACATCGAAGACAAGAATGACAACACGCCTCATATTCCCCAGAAGAGCCTGACGCTGTGCAAGACGGATGGAGGGCTGGGGTCCGTCGTGGTGACGGCCGAAGACAAAGATGACTTTCCCTTTGCAGAGCCCTTTACCTTCGAGCTCGCAGATCGCCATGACGACAGCTGGACCATAATAAGGCTGAATG GTACGGCCGCCCTGCTACAGGAAGCCAAGGAACTGCCCGTGGGGAACTACACTGTGCCTCTGTTTGTTCGGGACCAGCAGAGCCTGGGGGCGGAGCAGATGGTGACCGTGAGGGTGTGTCACTGTGCGGACGGGGAGTGTCTCCCGCCGCGGCGCTCCGTTGCTCTCGGCCTCTGGGGCCTCCTGGCTGCGCTGCTGGGCCTCGTCCTGCTCGTGCTCTTTT gtgtgtgttttagtcttgtgtgtgtgacaaagcCAGAAAAGGCGTTTATCAAGGACAGCCAGGACGGTGCCGGGATCTTACTGCAGTCCAATACAGAGGGACCAGGTGAAGCGGTG GATGCTGCAGTTCTGGTGTCCCCAGCGGCTCCGGAGCAGTCGGCCAAGGGTTCTGTGAGCGATGGCAGGGGACAACACATCTTGGGCGCGAGGGCGGAGCAGAGCATGCAGCAGCACGCTGATGGCTTGGCGCTGGGCGACTCCCTTGGGCAACGGACGGTGGCTCACTATGGCAGCGGTTTGAGGGCCCTCGATGAACGCCGCTTCAGATTCATCGACCGGTCGTTGAACGCCATCTGGGAAACGAACGGCCTGTACATAAACAAG AAGCTCAGCGACTTTACGGCGGAGGGCGACGGCCACTTGGCCGATGACGTTCTGCACTCGTACGGGTTCGAGGGCCGGGGCTCGCCGGCCGGCTCCGTGGGCTGCTGCAGCGACTTCGGCGATGACCGCGGCCTGGATTTCGCGGACACCCTCGGAGACAAGTTCAAAGCGCTGGCCGAAGTTTGCGCCCCCAAGTAA